ATGCGGTCGAGATCGATAAACCCGGTGGGCACGCCCGTGATGTCGTTGGGGTTGTCGGCCATCTCCTGCACGCGGTCGAGCAACTCGACCACCAGCGTGTCCATGCCCTGAAAGCCCTCCTTCATCCGGGAGCCTTCTTCTCCAATCTTGAAAATCTTCTGCTCGGCCTCGTCCAGAATCTTGGCAACCGGGCGGCCTTCAGGGTTGAAGGCGGCCGTCGCAATATCGTCGCTCGCCGCGACCAGCTTGCGCAAAATGGCGCGTTCACGAACGATTTCCGCATACCGCCGAATGTTCGCAGCACTGGGCACGTACTGCGCCAGAGAGTTCAAGTAGGCAATGCCTCCCGCCTCTTCCGCTTTGCCCAGGTTCTGCAGGTGTTCAAACACCGTGACCACATCGGCAGGCTTGCTGGAGTTGATCAGGGTGGCAATCGCAGAATAGGCCAAGCGGTGCTCGTAGCGGTAAAAGTCTGAATCATTGATCAGATCGGCCACTCGATCCCAGGCCGCGTTGTCGAGCAACAGACCCCCCAGCACGCTGGATTCGCCCTCGATCGAATGGGGCGGTACCCGCAACTGTGCGACTTGCGGATCGCGGCCCAAGCCGGCGCCGTCCATACCAACGTCAAAGGAAGAAAAAGGGTCTGAGAATACAGCGGACATGTGTTTCCTGAAAGTCGGTCAATGGTACGCCGCCACTCCCTTGCTGTCAGGGGACAAACCTGTGGACAACCAGTGAATTACGAGGGGAATACCGGGGGATAGATCGGGACAACAATTCCAGGACGCTCGCAAGCAGAAAAAAAGCCGCCTACCCGAGGGTGGCGGCTTCTTCTGCAACAACCCAGGATCAACCCGGGCGGCGCAAGTCTTCGATCAGGCGGATTCGCCCAGCACGGAAACGTTCAGGTCGATGTTCACATCGGTGTGCAGGTGCACCGTGACCGTGAAATCACCAGCGTTTTTCAACGGACCATTGGGCATGCGAACCTGTGCCTTCGACACGGTGTAGCCAAGCTTCACCAGCTCGTCAGCCACGTCGTGGTTGGTCACGGAGCCGAACAAGCGGCCGTCAACGCCAGCCTTTTGGGACAGCTTGACGGTCACAGCGGCCAGCTTTTCACCCAGCGCCTGGGCTTCAGCCAACTTGGCAGCGGCAGCTTTTTCCAGTTCGGCGCGGCGCGTTTCGAATTCGGCAATCGCGTTTTGGGTGGCACGGCGGGCACGGCCCGAAGGGATCAGGAAGTTACGGGCATAGCCGTCTTTCACTTTGACCACATCGCCCAGGGCGCCGAGGTTGAGTACTTTGTCGAGCAGAATAATTTGCATATCAGGCTCCCTTTAAACGCGGTGCTGGTCGCTGTAAGGCAACATGGCCAGGAAGCGGGCACGCTTGATGGCTGTATTGACTTGACGCTGATAGAAGGCACGCGTGCCGGTCAGGCGCGCGGGGATGATTTTGCCGTTTTCGGCGATGAAGTCACGCAGGACGTCGATGTCCTTGTAGTCAACTTCTTCAACGTTTGCCACGGTAAAGCGGCAGAAACGCTTGCGCTTGAACAGCAGCGATTGGGTGTTGCGCTTGGGGCGCTTGTCTTTGTTGAAACGTTTTGGGGAAGCCATGTTGGGCCTTTCCTATGTTTTGCTGAATTCTTGAATATGAAACACAAGACCTTTGCCATTGCGTGCATTCGTCATGAAGCCGTGAAACTCACAAACCGCATCCAGGCCTTGTCGGGCCAGGGTTTCTGCTTGTGCGCCAAAGGCCACAGCCTTCAGTTGCAGTTTCACCAGCCTGGGCGTGTCCAATTCGGTGATGGTGGATTCGTGCTCTAGCACGATATTCACCACCGGTATGCCTGCTGGGGTGTAGCGCAAGGGTTGAACCTGCACCACCGAAGCCGACAAATGAAAACGGTTGGCTGCTGCTGACGATGTCACGCCTGGGTTCAGGCGGCTTGGGCTCGCGGTTCGCGGGGCTCGCGGGAGTCACGGGAATCGCGACCTTCATGAGCAGGAGCGGCCTTGCGGGCCTCTTCACGCTCAACCGACTTCATCATGCTCGAAGGGCCGGTTTCGGCTTTCTTCTTCAACACGGTGAGGTGGCGCAACACGGCATCGTTGAACTTGAACGCGTGTTCGAGTTCAGCCATCACTGCCTGATCGGCTTCGATGTTGACGCACAGATAGTGGGCCTTGGACAGCTTCGTGATCTGGTAAGCCATCTGACGACGACCCCAGTCTTCAACACGGTGGATCTTTCCGCCGCCGGCGGTGATCATGCCCTTGTAACGCTCCAGCATGGCTGGAACCTGTTCGCTCTGGTCCGGATGGATCAGCAAAACGATTTCGTAATGACGCATAAACACTCCTTTTGGATGACACCGAGCCGGTTTAACGGACCTCGGTTTCTGATGAACAGCCGCCCCCAGCGTCGTAATGGGGTGCAGCAAGGCAAGCCCGCGATTCTAGCAAGATTCCGACTGCCTTGCAATTGCGGCCTTGCGTCTCGATCAGACCCGCTGGCGCCGGGGGTAGCGCACGTGTTCCACCAGTTCCTCCACTTCGCGGCCAGGAGCAGGGGTGATCCAGCTGATCAACACAATCACGGCAAACCCCAACGGCACGCCAAACACGCCCGCCGATATGGGCTGAATGCCCCACCAGAGCTCCACTGGCCGGGTCACCCCGAAGATGTCACGCAGCCAGGGCTGGGTGGTCACCATGTAATAGAAGGTGATCGCCAAGCCACAGATCATGCCCAGGGATGCTGCAATTCCGGTGGCGCGTTTCCAGAAGATACCCAATACCAGGGCGGGGAAAAAAGCCGATGCGGCAAGCGAAAAGGCCGCGGAGACCAGAAACAGGATGTCAGCGGGCTTTTGGGCCGCTACGTACGCTGCCGCCAGCGCCACCATCAACAGCAGCACCTTGGAAATCGTGACCCGCCGGGCTGTCGAAGCATTGGGATCGATCATCTTGTAGTACACGTCGTGCGACAAGGCGTTGGCTATGGTGAGCAACAGCCCGTCGGCGGTGGACAGTGCAGCGGCCAGGCCACCCGCGGCAACCAGACCCGAAATCACATAGGGCAAGCCCGCGATCTCGGCGGTGGCCAACACGATGATGTCGCCACCAATCGACATTTCATTCAGCTGCAACAACCCATCCTGGTTGACATCGGTCACCGACAGCAGCGAGGGATCCACCTTGTTCCAGGCCGCAACCCAGGCTGGCAACTGGTCAAACGGTGTACCAATCAATACGTTGAACACCTCGAACTTCACCATCACGGCCAAAGCTGGCGCAGTGAAGTACAGCAAGAAGATGAAAAACAGCGACCAGGTGACCGACTCGCGCGCAGCCTTCACGCTGGGCACGGTGTAGTACCGCATCAAGATATGTGGAAGGGCCGCAGTGCCGACCATCAGGCAAAAAGCCAGCGCCAGAAAATTTCGGCGCGACTCGTCATAGGTTTGCTGTGCCTCGGGATCGCCATCGGGGTCGCCCGCAAATTGGGCCGCATGCGGAGGCATACCGTTGAGTGGCTGTGACTTGGTGTCGGCAGCCGCCTTGCGCCGACTCCATGTCGATTCGGCCGCCGTGGCGGTGCGTGGCAGAGATGACAGCGTTTTTTCTGCCGCAGACAAGTCGGCGAAGGAGGCATCAGCCTGGCGCAGTGCCGCCAGCCTGGCTTCGGCTTTTGCCTTGTCGTTCATCAGCGCAGCGGCCGGGTCTTTGAGTTTTTCGGCCAGTTCTTGGGAGAGAGATGCAAAAATCTGACGCACCTCAAGTTCTTTCGGGTCCGAGGCCAGCTCCTTCTCCTTTGCGGTGACTTTTTCCAGCTGGTAGCCATACACCACCTGTGGCACCGGCACCCCCGTTTGTTTCACCGACAGCCACACCACTGGAATGAGGTAGGCCACGATGATCACGATGTACTGAGCAACCTGGGTCCAGGTCACGGCGCGCATGCCGCCGAGAAAAGAGCACACCAAAATGCCGCCCAGCCCCAGGAAAATGCCCAGTTCGAAGGCCACACCAACCAGGCGTGACGTGATCAGACCCACGCCATAGATCTGCGCCACGACGTAAATGAACGAAACCAGAATGGCGGCCATCACACCCAGCAATCTCGGCAGGTGCCCCCCATAGCGCTCACCCAGAAAGTCGGGAATGGTGAACTGGCCAAACTTGCGCAAATACGGCGCCAGCAACAAAGCCACCAGGCAATAACCTCCCGTCCACCCCAGAATGAAGGCCAGCCCGCTGTAGCCAGTGAGGTACAGCGTTCCGGCCAGGCCGATAAACGAGGCCGCAGACATCCAGTCGGCGCCTGTCGCCATGCCGTTGTAGACCGCCGGTACCCTGCGACCCGCCACGTAGTATTCGGTGGCGTCCGTCGTGCGGCTCATGATCCCGATGGCGGCATACAGGCCAATCGTGGCAAACAGGAAAATGAAGCCTATCCACTCCCTGGGCAAGCCCGCTTGTTCCAGCACAGCCAGAACCACCACGAACATGAAGAATGCCAAGGTGTACCAGCGGTACACCTTGTTGAGTTGCTGCTTGAACGCCGATTCGGATGCCGTTGCGCCACCAGCCCCAGGCCGTTTTTTGAGACCCTTCATCGCTTAATCAACCACATCGTCTTGGTCATGTGCAGCATCGAGCCGGTTCATCGCCCACGCGTAGAAACCCACCAGCAAGACGTAGACCAGCGGACCGCCCTGCGCACCCAGCCAGAAACTGAACGGCCAACCAAAGAAGGTGAAGTTCAAATCGCGGGCGAAATAGGTGGCCACAAAGCTCACAAGAAACCAGATCAAAAGCAAGCCCGCCGTTAAACGCAATGTCTTGCGCCAATAGAGGCGTCGGTTTTCAGCAGGCGTTGGTTTGGACGACATGTGGTTTCTTCAGGCGCAAAGCCCGGTCTCTCGTTCCAGCTGTCGGGCCACCTTGGGCTCGAACTGGCGCAGTCGCGCGATGGTGGCGATGGCATCGTCAAGGGCACCCAGATCGGCCTGCACCCGCGCAAGCTGGTACCAACCATATGGGCTCATGGGCTGCAAGCGGGTGTTGACCTGCAAGACCTCAACGGCCTCGACCAGCCGGTCCTGGGCAATCAATGCCAGTGCCAGCCCGTACCAGGCCCGATCCAGTGCGGGGGCACGTTCGGTGGCCCGGCGAAAACAGCGCTCGGCTTCTTCAAACTGCTCCAGACGCTCAAAAGTAAAACCCAGGTTGAACCAGGCCTGGACATCCTCCGGGTCGATGGCCACGCAGCGGCTGAGCAAATCACGAGCGGCCTCCCACGCCTGATCCTGGGACGCCCAGTGGGCCAGTGTCGCCAATGCATAGGTGTCATCCGGGTTCGCAGCCAGCGCCTTCGACACCACTGCACGCCCCCATCGAACCTGTCCCAGCATGGAGCAAAAACCCAAGCGTGCACGCAAGCTGAAACTCAACCAAAGGCTGTTCACCGACACAACGCCATACCCAACTGCACGCAATGCGCGATTTTGGCTGCCGTCAACGCCAGCCATGCCAGGCCCAACAGCAGGAAGGCCACCCAGGGATGGTGCCTTGACAACACCTGTTTCGGCGTCAGCCAGCGAGCAATCACCACAAAAGGCTGCCCCACCTGCTGCAACAACTGGTACATCAGGTTCTCGCGGCGGCGTTCACCAATGATCAACCCCAGCACCCACTGCCCGAACAGCGACAGCAATGCCACTTCGGCAATCAGTTTGGCAGCGGAGATCAGTGTCAGCATGTCAGGTTCGTGTCAATTTGGGTTGATTCTGAATTGTCACCTTACCAAGCTCTTACATACCGCCCTGCACAGCCCCTGACACAGGTCAAACCCCTAGCGCATAGACTGTATTTGACGGGAAATCGAGGTGTAGCATCAAATGGACCTTGTCAACGAAGGCACCCCAGCATGACTTCCTCCTCCATCCCCGCCCCTCAAATTCGCACCGCGTTGATCGCCCACCGCGCCTTCGGCGTTTTGCCAGCGTCCATATTGGAGACGCTGGGAACGACCCTGAAAGCCCGGGCATTCAAAGCCAAAGAGCCCATAGCGCTGGGAGAAGACTTCAAGACCCACGCGCATTGGCTGCTCGAAGGCAACGTGAATTTGCTGGACGCGGAGGGTCACCTCTTGCTGAGCTTGCAAGCTGGCGAGGTGTTCGGACTCGACCAAGGTGATGCACTGCATGTCGTCGCAGCGCAGGCGCAATCAGCCGCGCAGGTCGTGCGAATTCCTTTGTCACAAGTGCAGGAACTCTGCGAAATCACGCCCGCACTCGCCTATTTCCTGCCTGCATTCCCTGCGGCCCTTGATGCCAGCACCACCGGTGGCGGATCAGGCTCCGGCGCTGACCCGGCGCTCAACCTCATGACAGCGCCGGTACGCTCCCTGGTCAAGCGCGCCCCGATCACTTTGCCCCCCCACACCACGGTGCGTGAAGCCGCGCAAGTGATGAGCGAAAAACGCGTGTCTTCGGTGCTGATCGAGAAGGACCAACGTTTGTTCGGGCTGGTCACCGATCGCGACCTGCGCAACCGCGTCGTCGCAGCAGGCCTGGACACCGGCCGCACCATCATGGACATCGCCACCCTTGCGCCATTGACCATCGATGTGCAGAACCCGGCGTTCGATGCCCTGTTGCTCATGGCACGCCACAACATTCACCATGTGCCGGTGCTTGATGGCGAGCGCATCGTGGGGATGATCACCGCCACCGACCTCACCGAACAACACAGCACTTCAGCCGTTTACCTGGCCGGTGACGTCTACAAGCAAAGCACCGTTGAAGGGCTTCAGTCGGTTGCCACCAAGATCAAGCAACTGCAAAAGAGCCTGGCCGCCGCACAGGCCTCTGCCTACAGCACGGGTCACATCATCACCGCCATCACCGATGCCATCACCTGCCGTTTGCTGCAACTCGGTGAAGCGCAGTTTGGCCCACCACCTGTTGACTACGTGTGGGTCGCAGCGGGATCACAGGCGCGCAGCGAACAAACCGCCAAGTCCGATCAGGACAACTGCATGGTGATCGACGACCGCTACGACCAAGCCAGGCACGGCACCTATTTCAAGACACTGGCCAAGTTCGTGTGCGACGGGCTGGATGCTTGCGGCTACGTGCACTGCCCGGGCGACATGATGGCCATGACAGACACCTGGCGCCAGCCGAAGCGGCAGTGGGCCGAGTACTTCGCGCGCTGGACCAGCCAGCCCGATCCCAAGTCGCTGATGCTGACCTGCGTCTTCTTCGACCTCCGGGCCATCTACGGCAGCACCGACTTGCTCGACAGCTTGCGCTCAGACGTTTTGCGGCGCACCAAGGGCAACAGCCTGTTTCTCGCCCACATGGTCGGCAACGCCCTGAAACACCAGCCACCACTCGGCATGTTCAAAGGCATCTCCACGATCCGCAGTGGAGAACACAAAGGCAAGATCGACCTCAAACACACCGGCGTGGTCCCCATCGTGGACCTGGCGAGGGTCTATGCCCTGGCCGGCGCCCACGATGCAGTCAATACCCAGGACCGCCTGCAGAGCGCCGCGACAGGCGGCGAAGTCAGCGAACAAAGCGCACACGACCTGCGCGATGCGCTCGAGTTCCTGGCCCACACCCGCATCCAGCACCAGGCTCGGCAGATCACTGCGGGCCTGCCACCCAACAACTTCATGAACCCGAACGACATCTCGAACTTTGAACGCAGTCAGCTGAAAGACGCGTTCACCGTGGTGCACGATCTGCAAAACGTGCTGGGCCAACGCTACAGAATGTGACCCCCTGCGACGGCCCGATGCTCGGGCCGTCACCCCCCAGGGGGGCGATGCGTGCAGCCCGGCAAAGCCGGTTCTGCCGCATCCTGCGGTTAAGGCATCTCACTCCGGAGAAAGCTATGGTTTGAGTGAGGGGGTGTTCTTTCAGGGCACCGCGGAACCGGCTTTGCCGGGCCGCCAGTGCCGCCCCCCGGGGGGTGACGCCGAAGGCGGCGCGGGGGGAGCATGTGTCGCTCAATATTTCAGTCTTGCGTAATACGTCTTCTGCGCGGCTTCCCTCGCCTGCCCCAGCGTGAGAATGCCCTTCTCTGCCAGCAGAGGAATCAGTTTCACAAATACTTCGGCTGTAACCATGGCATCACCCATTGCGGTGTGCCGGCCGACGATTGGCACATTGAAGCGCTCTGACAGCGCTTCCAGCCGGTGGGAGTCCTGACTGGGGTGCAACACGGCAGACAACAACAGCGTGTCGAGCACCGGGTGATCAAACACCATCCCCGTCTGCTGCTCCTTCAATTGCAGAAACCGCATGTCGAACGCTGCGTTGTGTGCGACCAGTACCGTGTCCTGTGCAAACGCGTGAAACGCTGGCAAGACCTGATCGATGGTTGGCTGCCCTTGCACCATATCGGGCGAGATGCCGTGAATCGGAATGGTGGCCGCAGGGATCGAACGCCTGGGGTCCACCAACTGCTCGAAGCACTCTTGTTTCAACAGCTTGTTGTTCACGATGCGGGCCGCACCAATCTGGATGATTTCATCACCCTGTGATGGGTTGAGGCCTGTGGTTTCGGTATCGAAAACGGTGTAGGTCAATTCGCTGAGCAAGCGGTCATCAAGCGCGTGGGTCAACTCTGTGGTCTTGAACAAGTCAAAGTCGTAATACTCGGGGCGGCTGTCTGTGGGCTGCAACGCCGCAGTTGCCTCCGCTTGCTCCTGCGGGTTCGCCAGGGGCAGCAAAAAGCGAAAAAACGCCTGGTGGCGCGTGCGTTCGCGTTCAAACCAGAATGCACCCCCATGGCGCTCGATGACATCGCGCACAGTGATTCGCGTGGTTTCTGCC
This region of Hydrogenophaga crassostreae genomic DNA includes:
- a CDS encoding tetratricopeptide repeat protein; this encodes MNSLWLSFSLRARLGFCSMLGQVRWGRAVVSKALAANPDDTYALATLAHWASQDQAWEAARDLLSRCVAIDPEDVQAWFNLGFTFERLEQFEEAERCFRRATERAPALDRAWYGLALALIAQDRLVEAVEVLQVNTRLQPMSPYGWYQLARVQADLGALDDAIATIARLRQFEPKVARQLERETGLCA
- the priB gene encoding primosomal replication protein N, whose product is MTSSAAANRFHLSASVVQVQPLRYTPAGIPVVNIVLEHESTITELDTPRLVKLQLKAVAFGAQAETLARQGLDAVCEFHGFMTNARNGKGLVFHIQEFSKT
- a CDS encoding DUF4212 domain-containing protein, encoding MSSKPTPAENRRLYWRKTLRLTAGLLLIWFLVSFVATYFARDLNFTFFGWPFSFWLGAQGGPLVYVLLVGFYAWAMNRLDAAHDQDDVVD
- a CDS encoding sodium:solute symporter family protein; its protein translation is MKGLKKRPGAGGATASESAFKQQLNKVYRWYTLAFFMFVVVLAVLEQAGLPREWIGFIFLFATIGLYAAIGIMSRTTDATEYYVAGRRVPAVYNGMATGADWMSAASFIGLAGTLYLTGYSGLAFILGWTGGYCLVALLLAPYLRKFGQFTIPDFLGERYGGHLPRLLGVMAAILVSFIYVVAQIYGVGLITSRLVGVAFELGIFLGLGGILVCSFLGGMRAVTWTQVAQYIVIIVAYLIPVVWLSVKQTGVPVPQVVYGYQLEKVTAKEKELASDPKELEVRQIFASLSQELAEKLKDPAAALMNDKAKAEARLAALRQADASFADLSAAEKTLSSLPRTATAAESTWSRRKAAADTKSQPLNGMPPHAAQFAGDPDGDPEAQQTYDESRRNFLALAFCLMVGTAALPHILMRYYTVPSVKAARESVTWSLFFIFLLYFTAPALAVMVKFEVFNVLIGTPFDQLPAWVAAWNKVDPSLLSVTDVNQDGLLQLNEMSIGGDIIVLATAEIAGLPYVISGLVAAGGLAAALSTADGLLLTIANALSHDVYYKMIDPNASTARRVTISKVLLLMVALAAAYVAAQKPADILFLVSAAFSLAASAFFPALVLGIFWKRATGIAASLGMICGLAITFYYMVTTQPWLRDIFGVTRPVELWWGIQPISAGVFGVPLGFAVIVLISWITPAPGREVEELVEHVRYPRRQRV
- the rplI gene encoding 50S ribosomal protein L9; protein product: MQIILLDKVLNLGALGDVVKVKDGYARNFLIPSGRARRATQNAIAEFETRRAELEKAAAAKLAEAQALGEKLAAVTVKLSQKAGVDGRLFGSVTNHDVADELVKLGYTVSKAQVRMPNGPLKNAGDFTVTVHLHTDVNIDLNVSVLGESA
- the rpsR gene encoding 30S ribosomal protein S18 produces the protein MASPKRFNKDKRPKRNTQSLLFKRKRFCRFTVANVEEVDYKDIDVLRDFIAENGKIIPARLTGTRAFYQRQVNTAIKRARFLAMLPYSDQHRV
- the rpsF gene encoding 30S ribosomal protein S6, translated to MRHYEIVLLIHPDQSEQVPAMLERYKGMITAGGGKIHRVEDWGRRQMAYQITKLSKAHYLCVNIEADQAVMAELEHAFKFNDAVLRHLTVLKKKAETGPSSMMKSVEREEARKAAPAHEGRDSRDSREPREPRAQAA
- a CDS encoding putative nucleotidyltransferase substrate binding domain-containing protein, which gives rise to MTSSSIPAPQIRTALIAHRAFGVLPASILETLGTTLKARAFKAKEPIALGEDFKTHAHWLLEGNVNLLDAEGHLLLSLQAGEVFGLDQGDALHVVAAQAQSAAQVVRIPLSQVQELCEITPALAYFLPAFPAALDASTTGGGSGSGADPALNLMTAPVRSLVKRAPITLPPHTTVREAAQVMSEKRVSSVLIEKDQRLFGLVTDRDLRNRVVAAGLDTGRTIMDIATLAPLTIDVQNPAFDALLLMARHNIHHVPVLDGERIVGMITATDLTEQHSTSAVYLAGDVYKQSTVEGLQSVATKIKQLQKSLAAAQASAYSTGHIITAITDAITCRLLQLGEAQFGPPPVDYVWVAAGSQARSEQTAKSDQDNCMVIDDRYDQARHGTYFKTLAKFVCDGLDACGYVHCPGDMMAMTDTWRQPKRQWAEYFARWTSQPDPKSLMLTCVFFDLRAIYGSTDLLDSLRSDVLRRTKGNSLFLAHMVGNALKHQPPLGMFKGISTIRSGEHKGKIDLKHTGVVPIVDLARVYALAGAHDAVNTQDRLQSAATGGEVSEQSAHDLRDALEFLAHTRIQHQARQITAGLPPNNFMNPNDISNFERSQLKDAFTVVHDLQNVLGQRYRM